Proteins from a genomic interval of Yarrowia lipolytica chromosome 1E, complete sequence:
- a CDS encoding uncharacterized protein (Compare to YALI0E18051g, some similarities with uniprot|Q12030 Saccharomyces cerevisiae YDR167W Transcription initiation factor TFIID 23 kDa subunit, similar to Saccharomyces cerevisiae TAF10 (YDR167W); ancestral locus Anc_8.360), which translates to MSSPQDVSMSDIKDKEPETTVKTEPAEPAAAENDPQPAPTEGAPDTDANSKEEGPKEGGKDGVEGDGEKKETGEKNSEDKEPGARDSGASGASGAPAAPGTEDVDMEDANPEENDIDIDFELEGPAQEEEETAQVPGPVPVTRKDKTLSEFLDNMNEYAPIIPDAVTDYYLAKSGFQTNDVRIKRLLALATQKFISDLASDAYQHSRIRSSSSVSSASNPQARAKALVAGVGGAQVQSSTSGRSKIVLTMEDLSSASSEYGLNLKRPDYYR; encoded by the coding sequence ATGTCATCACCACAAGACGTGTCAATGAGCGAtatcaaggacaaggagccCGAGACGACCGTCAAGACGGAGCCCGCGGAGCCCGCCGCTGCCGAAAACGACCCGCAGCCCGCCCCGACGGAAGGCGCAccagacacagacgcaAACAGCAAGGAGGAAGGTCCAAAAGAGGGAGGCAAAGATGGTGTTGAGGGGGATggcgagaagaaggagactggAGAGAAGAACTCCGAGGACAAGGAACCAGGCGCACGGGATTCTGGAGCTTCTGGGGCTTCTGGggctcctgcagctcccGGAACAGAAGATGTTGACATGGAGGATGCCAATCCCGAGGAAAACGACATTGATATCGACTTTGAGCTGGAGGGACCGGCacaagaggaagaggagacCGCACAGGTGCCGGGCCCGGTGCCGGTGACGCGCAAGGACAAGACGCTGAGCGAGTTTCTGGACAACATGAACGAGTATGCGCCCATCATTCCTGACGCGGTGACAGACTACTATCTGGCAAAATCGGGGTTCCAGACCAACGATGTGCGGATCAAACGACTGTTGGCGCTGGCGACCCAGAAATTCATCTCAGATCTGGCCTCCGACGCCTACCAGCACTCGCGCATCcggtcgtcgtcgtccgtGTCTTCGGCCTCCAACCCCCAGGCCCGggccaaggctctggtTGCAGGAGTGGGAGGCGCGCAGGTGCAGAGCAGCACATCGGGTCGGTCGAAAATTGTCCTCACTATGGAGGACTTGTCGTCGGCAAGCAGCGAGTACGgtctcaacctcaagagACCCGACTATTACAGGTAG
- a CDS encoding uncharacterized protein (Compare to YALI0E18029g, similar to uniprot|P41921 Saccharomyces cerevisiae YPL091w GLR1 glutathione reductase (NADPH), similar to Saccharomyces cerevisiae GLR1 (YPL091W); ancestral locus Anc_8.568), protein MASIPHYDYLVIGGGSGGVASARRAASYGAKTLLIEGKALGGTCVNVGCVPKKVMWNASDLAGRIRQAKEYGFPDVDPKYADNFDWSGFKAKRDAYVKRLNGIYERNLQKEGVEYVFGWATLYKQEGQEFPLVQVKSDDGNTKLYSAKKIMIATGGKPRLPDVPGAEYGIDSDGFFALETQPKRVAVVGGGYIGVELAGVFHGLNSETTLFCRGQTVLRAFDIMIQDTITDYYVKEGINVLKGSGVKKIVKKDNGELLVTYEQDGAEKDITLDSLIWTIGREPLKDTLNLGEFGIKTNKRGYIEVDEYQRSSVDNIYSLGDVCGKVELTPMAIAAGRKLSNRLFGPAEFKNQKQDYTDVPSAVFSHPEVGSIGITEAAAKEQYGEENVKVYTSKFVAMYYAMLEEKAPTAYKLVCAGKDEKVVGLHIVGADSAEILQGFGVAIRMGATKADFDNVVAIHPTSAEELVTMR, encoded by the coding sequence ATGGCTTCTATCCCCCATTATGACTATCTGGTTATCGGcggaggctctggaggtgtTGCTTCTGCTCGTCGAGCCGCCTCGTACGGCGCCAAAACACTGCTGATCGAGGGCAAGGCGCTGGGAGGCACCTGCGTCAACGTGGGCTGTGTGCCCAAAAAGGTCATGTGGAACGCGTCCGATCTGGCGGGCCGAATCCGACAGGCCAAGGAGTACGGCTTCCCCGACGTGGACCCCAAGTACGCCGACAACTTTGACTGGTCCGGATTCAAGGCCAAGCGAGACGCTTACGTCAAGCGACTCAATGGAATCTACGAACGAAACCTCCAGAAGGAGGGCGTCGAGTACGTGTTTGGCTGGGCCACCCTCTACAAGCAGGAGGGCCAGGAGTTCCCCCTGGTACAGGTCAAGAGCGACGACGGCAATACCAAGCTGTATtctgccaagaagattATGATTGCCACCGGCGGAAAGCCCCGTCTGCCCGACGTGCCTGGAGCCGAGTACGGCATTGACTCCGACGGCTTCTTTGCTCTCGAGACCCAGCCCAAGCGAGTGGCggtggttggaggaggctaCATTGGCGTGGAGCTGGCTGGTGTCTTCCACGGACTCAACTCCGAGACCACCCTCTTCTGCCGAGGCCAGACGGTGCTCCGAGCGTTCGACATCATGATCCAggacaccatcaccgactACTACGTCAAGGAGGGCATCAACGTGCTCAAGGGCTCCGGcgtcaagaagattgtcaagaaggacaatGGCGAGCTGCTCGTCACCTACGAGCAGGATGGCGCCGAGAAGGATATCACTCTTGACTCACTCATTTGGACCATTGGACGAGAGCCTCTCAAGGACACCCTCAACCTCGGCGAGTTTGGcatcaagaccaacaagCGGGGCTACATTGAGGTCGACGAGTACCAGCGATCGTCCGTTGACAACATTTACTCGCTTGGAGACGTTTGCGGCAAGGTCGAGCTAACCCCCATGGCTATTGCTGCCGGACGAAAGCTGTCCAACCGACTGTTTGGTCCCGCAGAGTTCAAGAACCAGAAGCAGGACTACACCGATGTTCCTTCTGCCGTCTTTTCCCACCCCGAGGTTGGCTCCATCGGTATCACCGAGgctgccgccaaggagcagTATGGCGAGGAGAACGTCAAGGTCTACACCTCCAAGTTTGTCGCCATGTACTACGCCATgctcgaggagaaggctccCACCGCCTACAAGCTGGTGTGTGCCGGCAAGGACGAGAAGGTTGTTGGTCTGCACATTGTTGGCGCCGACTCTGCCGAGATTCTGCAGGGTTTCGGCGTGGCCATTCGAATGGgagccaccaaggccgatTTCGACAATGTTGTGGCTATCCATCCCACTTctgccgaggagctggtgaCCATGAGATAG
- a CDS encoding uncharacterized protein (Compare to YALI0E18095g, weakly similar to uniprot|Q09752 Schizosaccharomyces pombe Multidrug resistance protein fnx1), whose protein sequence is MLLTLIALYTGVFLSALDATIVTSIYATIASDLNELSRISWIATGYLVSCAAFQPLYGRLSDIFGRKAMLLVSSACFGVGCTLCGLSYSLMPLIVGRVIAGIGGGGLLTVSTIAVSDLIPLRQRGIYQGVGNIAYGSGAAIGGALGGVLSQWIGWRGVFLIQVPFIVCSGTLVVFGMTNSNTKNQKLDDPESADENADENTPVSPLTTSPADSDVANPLSGANSSVLYGSVESENLPHAKSTDSDPTGETTWQKVKNIDFAGSALLVTSLSLLLFAISSATKSAWTEPIIYTPLIISVIAGVVFWNYELKCANPVIPVSLLYRQTIFASSLTNLFMTMGIFAMLYNVPLWYKSVLGDSDAKAGARLVGNFIGVSFGSMSSGIYMRKTGKYYNLGIAAGVLTTMGVFALIPLSAETPAWLQYTMLFVPGAGYAAMLTVSLLALISAVSNQEQATATSIQYAFRGVGSTLGVSLSSTIFQAVISKWLPVKMYAVVDKPTPKEVRLIELTIAAVKESVTAIREAPAKFQPAIIASYDLAIKDVFFYATAMCAISTICLYFVKEHELRQ, encoded by the coding sequence atgtTACTCACTCTGATTGCGCTTTACACGGGCGTGTTTCTCAGCGCGCTGGACGCCACCATTGTCACCTCCATCTATGCGACGATTGCTTCTGATCTGAACGAGCTGTCGCGAATTTCGTGGATCGCCACGGGCTACCTGGTTTCGTGCGCGGCGTTCCAGCCGCTGTATGGCCGTCTGAGCGACATTTTCGGTCGAAAGGCCATGTTGCTGGTGTCGTCGGCCTGTTTTGGTGTCGGCTGCACCCTGTGCGGTCTGTCGTACTCGCTCATGCCGCTGATTGTGGGCCGAGTGATTGCCGGAATCGGCGGCGGTGGGCTTCTGACCGTCAGCACCATTGCCGTTTCCGATCTGATTCCGCTGCGACAACGAGGAATCTACCAAGGCGTTGGAAACATTGCCTACGGTTCGGGCGCGGCGATCGGAGGAGCTCTGGGAGGCGTGCTGTCGCAGTGGATTGGTTGGAGAGGCGTGTTTCTCATCCAGGTGCCCTTTATTGTCTGCTCGGGCACGCTGGTGGTATTTGGAATGACCAACAGCAATACCAAGAACCAGAAGCTCGACGATCCCGAGTCCGCCGACGAAAACGCCGACGAAAACACCCCCGTTTCGCCCCTCACCACGTCGCCGGCGGACTCGGACGTGGCCAATCCTCTGTCCGGAGCCAACTCGTCGGTTCTCTACGGATCCGTGGAGTCTGAAAATCTCCCACATGCCAAAAGCACCGATTCTGACCCCACCGGCGAAACTACCTGGCAAAAGGTCAAGAACATCGACTTTGCCGGCTCGGCTCTGCTGGTCACGTCGCTGTCGCTACTGCTGTTTGCCATTTCGTCCGCCACCAAGTCCGCCTGGACCGAACCCATCATCTACACCCCGCTGATCATCTCTGTGATTGCCGGCGTGGTCTTCTGGAACTACGAGCTCAAGTGTGCCAACCCCGTGATTCCCGTGAGTCTTCTCTATCGACAAACCATCTTTGCGTCGTCGCTCACCAACCTCTTTATGACCATGGGAATCTTTGCCATGCTCTACAACGTGCCTCTGTGGTACAAGTCTGTGCTGGGCGATTCCGACGCCAAAGCGGGCGCCCGGCTGGTGGGCAACTTCATCGGAGTCTCGTTTGGATCCATGTCGTCCGGAATCTACATGCGAAAGACCGGAAAGTACTACAATCTGGGAATCGCCGCGGGAGTTCTCACCACCATGGGAGTCTTTGCGCTGATTCCTCTGTCGGCAGAAACCCCGGCCTGGCTACAATACACCATGCTGTTTGTTCCCGGAGCCGGCTATGCCGCCATGCTCACCGTTTCGCTGCTGGCGCTAATTTCCGCGGTCTCGAACCAGGAACAGGCCACCGCAACCTCCATTCAATATGCCTTCCGAGGCGTGGGATCCACTCTGGGCGTGTCGCtgtcctccaccatcttccAGGCGGTCATTTCCAAGTGGTTGCCGGTCAAAATGTACGCCGTGGTGGACAAGCCGAcccccaaggaggtgcGACTGATCGAGCTGACCATTGCCGCCGTCAAGGAGTCGGTGACCGCCATCCGAGAGGCCCCCGCAAAGTTCCAGCCCGCCATCATCGCCTCCTACGACCTGGCCATCAAAGACGTGTTTTTCTACGCCACCGCAATGTGCGCCATCAGCACCATTTGTTTGTATTTTGTCAAGGAGCATGAGTTGAGACAATAG
- a CDS encoding uncharacterized protein (Compare to YALI0E18117g, similar to uniprot|P39940 Saccharomyces cerevisiae YER125W Ubiquitin--protein ligase RSP5), producing the protein MPRTTKLRLTVIAADQLYKRDVFRLPDPFAVVLVDGGQTRTTSVIKKTLNPYWNESFDVDVTPSSIIVVQIFDHKKFKKKDQGFLGVINIRVGDVLNLAQGGDEMITKDLRKANDSLVVNGKIILNLSTNTAGRRATGASSAAGSTAPSTASVSAAARTNLPDISSLSVDNSSVRSSSTSHSATPSATTNSTSTSALNGANNTTGTTTTTGPPAGAPTATATSTAARPAPNSRGFSSFEDQFGRLPTGWERRTDNLGRTYYVDHNNRSTTWTRPANSQNESESRQARQNNTNLERQRHQNRTLPEERAQSPTLGSHNRTGSGATAGSSSGAAGGGAAAGGVAATSPGGTPRSASDAVAMTMSGATTPALGELPVGWEQRFTPEGRPYFVDHNTRTTTWVDPRRQQYIRMYGGTNAAGGTNTTVQQMSVSHLGPLPSGWEMRLTNTARVYFVDHNTKTTTWEDPRLPSSLDQSVPQYKRDFRRKLIYFRSQPALRILPGQCHIKVRRDHIFEDSYQEIMRQTPQDLQKRLMIKFDGEEGLDYGGVSREFFFLLSHEMFNPFYCLFEYSAHDNYTLQINPHSGINPEHLNYFKFIGRCVGLAIFHRRFLDAFFIGAFYKMILKKKVMLEDMEGVDADYHRNLEWALDNDITDVLDLTFSVEDDQFGEIVTIDLKPDGRNIEVTNDNKIEYVELVTEWRISKRVEEQFQAFVSGFYELIPQELVNVFDERELELLIGGIADIDVDDWKKHTDYRGYSESDEVIKWFWQCIRSWDSEQKSRLLQFTTGTSRIPVNGFKDLQGSDGPRRFTIEKAGEAQHLPKSHTCFNRVDLPPYKNYEDLVKKLSMAVEETVGFGQE; encoded by the exons ATGCCCAGGACAACCAAGCTAAGGCTGACGG TCATCGCCGCAGACCAACTATACAAAAGAGATGTCTTCCGTCTCCCCGACCCCTTCGCAGTGGTCCTCGTGGACGGCGGCCAAACCCGAACCACCTCCGTCATCAAGAAAACGCTCAACCCCTACTGGAACGAGTCGTTCGACGTCGACGTTACCCCGTCGTCCATCATCGTTGTGCAAATCTTTGACCACAAAAAGttcaaaaagaaggaccAGGGCTTCCTCGGCGTCATCAACATCCGCGTGGGCGACGTGCTCAACCTggcccaaggaggagacgagATGATCACCAAGGACCTCCGCAAGGCCAACGACTCGCTCGTGGTCAACGGCAAGATCATCCTCAACCTCAGCACCAACACCGCCGGCCGACGCGCCACCGGCGCCTCCTCCGCGGCAGGCTCCACCGCCCCATCCACCGCCTCcgtgtctgctgctgctcgcACCAACCTCCCCGACATTTCGTCCCTCAGCGTCGACAACTCCAGCGTGCGAAGCAGCTCCACCTCGCACAGCGCCACCCCCTCGGCCACCACTAACAGCACATCGACCAGTGCGCTGAACGGGGCCAATAACACCACGGGCactacaaccaccacaGGCCCCCCTGCCGGTGCACCCACCGCTACCGCCACGTCCACGGCCGCACGCCCAGCCCCCAACTCCCGGGGCTTCTCGTCCTTTGAGGATCAGTTTGGCCGGCTGCCCACCGGCTGGGAGCGACGTACCGACAATCTGGGCCGAACGTACTACGTGGACCACAACAATCGCAGCACCACGTGGACCCGCCCGGCAAACTCGCAGAACGAGTCCGAGTCGCGCCAGGCCCGTCAGAACAACACTAACCTGGAGCGGCAGCGGCACCAGAACCGAACGCTGCCCGAGGAGCGGGCCCAGTCGCCCACGCTCGGTTCCCACAACCGTACCGGCTCCGGCGCCACCGCAGGTTCGTCGTCGGGAGCGGCGGGAGGAGGTGCAGCCGCCGGCGGTGTTGCAGCCACCTCCCCGGGTGGTACTCCCCGGTCTGCATCCGACGCCGTGGCCATGACCATGTCTGGAGCCACCACACCCGCACTGGGCGAGCTGCCTGTCGGCTGGGAGCAGCGGTTCACACCCGAGGGACGGCCCTACTTTGTGGACCACAACACACGAACTACAACCTGGGTCGACCCTCGGCGACAGCAGTACATTCGAATGTACGGCGGCACCAACGCCGCGGGGGGCACCAACACGACCGTGCAGCAAATGTCTGTGTCCCATCTGGGTCCCCTTCCCTCCGGCTGGGAAATGCGGCTCACCAACACTGCTCGTGTGTACTTTGTGGaccacaacaccaagacCACAACCTGGGAAGACCCACGGCTGCCCTCGTCGCTTGACCAGAGCGTGCCGCAGTACAAGCGGGACTTCCGACGAAAGCTCATCTACTTCCGGTCGCAGCCTGCTCTGCGAATTCTGCCTGGCCAGTGCCACATCAAGGTGCGGCGAGATCACATTTTTGAAGATTCATATCAGGAGATTATGCGGCAGACGCCACAGGATCTGCAGAAGCGACTGATGATCAAGTTCGACGGCGAGGAGGGTCTGGATTACGGAGGAGTGTCGCGAgagttcttctttttgctgTCGCACGAAATGTTCAACCCCTTTTACTGTCTGTTTGAATACTCGGCGCACGACAACTACACTTTGCAGATCAACCCCCACAGTGGCATCAACCCCGAGCATCTCAACTACTTCAAGTTCATCGGTCGGTGCGTCGGTCTGGCCATTTTCCATCGTCGATTCCTTGACGCCTTCTTCATTGGCGCCTTCTACAAGAtgattctcaagaagaaggttATGCTGGAGGACATGGAGGGTGTGGACGCGGACTACCACCGAAACCTGGAGTGGGCGCTGGACAACGACATTACCGATGTGCTGGACCTGACCTTCAGCGTGGAGGACGACCAGTTTGGCGAGATTGTCACCATTGATCTCAAGCCCGACGGCCGAAACATTGAAGTGACCAACGATAACAAGATTGAATACGTTGAGCTTGTGACCGAGTGGCGAATCAGCAAGcgtgtggaggagcagtTCCAGGCGTTTGTGTCTGGATTCTACGAGCTCATCCCCCAGGAGCTGGTCAATGTGTTTGACGAGcgggagctggagctgctgatTGGAGGTATTGCCGACATTGACGTCGACGACTGGAAGAAGCACACCGATTACCGGGGCTACTCGGAGTCGGACGAGGTCATCAAGTGGTTCTGGCAGTGCATTAGATCGTGGGACAGCGAGCAAAAGTCGCGGCTGCTGCAGTTCACGACCGGTACGTCGCGAATCCCCGTCAACGGCTTCAAGGATCTGCAGGGCAGCGATGGTCCTCGCCGGTTCACGATTGAGAAGGCTGGAGAGGCCCAGCATCTGCCCAAGTCGCATACCTGTTTCAACCGAGTCGATCTGCCTCCGTACAAGAACTACGAGGATTtggtcaagaagctgtccatggctgtggaggagactgTTGGTTTCGGCCAGGAGTAA
- a CDS encoding uncharacterized protein (Compare to YALI0E18073g, no similarity) — protein sequence MQFKNIALVAFLGFVAASESVPESVDDTPVNLDDLTAEEAAFFMDKLKNKCPMMKQPQESCPKQSCPKQRQQSCPACPKQQSCPKQQSCPKQQSCPNQQTKTVTKTMSKQGAAQTKTETSTQVQFQTLTETQTLYETQWQTQWQTEYQTQYQTLYDTQWQTQTVQGPTQYVTETRTVQGAPQYVTETQTVQGPTQYQTEYVTKTTQGAPQYITVSGAPQYHTVTKTVQGQNQYVTKTVQGQNKYITKTVQGQNKYVTKTVQAPAQTITQTVRGAPSLVKVPEYVTVTSTVTVGKQHQHQPKKDCKNRNCQ from the coding sequence atgcAGTTCAAGAACATTGCCCTCGTTGCCTTTCTCGGTTTTGTTGCCGCCTCCGAGTCCGTTCCCGAGTCTGTGGACGACACTCCCGTGAACCTCGACGATCTGACagccgaggaggctgccttcttcatggacaagctcaagaacaagtgTCCGATGATGAAGCAGCCCCAGGAGTCGTGCCCTAAGCAGTCGTGTCCCAAGCAGCGTCAGCAGTCGTGTCCCGCTTGCCCCAAGCAGCAGTCTTGCCCCAAGCAGCAGTCTTGCCCCAAGCAGCAGTCTTGTCCTAACCAGCAGACCAAGACGGTCACAAAGACCATGAGCAAGCAGGGAGCGGCCCAGACCAAGACCGAGACCTCTACCCAGGTCCAGTTCCAGACTCTGACCGAGACTCAGACCCTGTATGAGACTCAGTGGCAGACTCAGTGGCAGACCGAGTACCAGACCCAATACCAGACTCTGTACGACACCCAGTGGCAGACTCAGACGGTTCAGGGGCCCACTCAGTACGTGACCGAGACCCGGACTGTTCAGGGCGCTCCTCAGTACGTGACTGAGACTCAGACGGTTCAGGGTCCCACTCAGTACCAGACTGAGTATgtcaccaagaccaccCAGGGAGCTCCTCAGTACATCACCGTCAGTGGAGCTCCTCAGTACCACACCGTCACCAAGACTGTTCAGGGCCAGAACCAGTACGTCACCAAGACTGTTCAGGGCcagaacaagtacatcaccaagactgTGCAGGGCCAGAACAAGTACGTCACCAAGACGGTGCAGGCGCCCGCCCAGACCATCACCCAGACGGTCCGTGGTGCTCCTTCGCTGGTCAAGGTTCCTGAGTATGTTACTGTCACCTCCACTGTCACTGTTGGCaagcagcaccagcaccagcccaagaaggattGCAAGAACCGAAACTGCCAGTGA